In Caloramator sp. E03, the sequence TACCAAGAAAAGGCCTTATATTTGAATAATCACTATTGGGAATAGTCACTAAAAGCAAGATAAATATTAAAAAAATAATGACAGGCATTATAGTTTCATAAAACCTTGCTATAGCTTCAACTCCAGCTCTTACAAGGATAACCATTAGAAAAATAAGAGGTAATATGATAAATTCAAGTGGAGTATTGGGCAAAAGATAAAGCTTCGCAGTTTCAGCAAAGAGCCTTATCTCTACTCCAGCAAAAAATATTAAATATACTATTACTGGCAGAGCCATTATACTCCCTATAAATCTTCCAAATAGTTTTTTTAAAGTACCAACAAGGCCGTATTGGGAGTATTTTTGCCCAACATAACACATTAAATAGATAAATAATATACACAATAAACCAGATAGTATACAAAGTATCCATCCATCATTTTCTGCTACCTTTGTAAGGCTTGATGGTAGAGACAGTATTCCTATGCCAAAAACTGTATTAAATATAAAAACTCCAAGCTGGAAAGTTGATATCTTATCATCATTTGGTGTCATTTTCTCCACTCCCCTGCCTTATTTCATCCTGAGGATCATAATGCTTTGGCCTTTTTTTCATGTATTTCCATGAAAGCCTTAAAAACACGCTATCTTTAATATCTTCACTTTCAAAAGGTGCAAGAGGAGCCATAAAGGGCGTTCCAAAGCTTTTAATATTAACAAGGTGTATTAAAGTTGCTATCATCCCAAGCATGACACCATAAAGGCCATATATTGATGCCAGTATCATAAGCAAGAATCTTATTAGCCTAAATCCAGCAGCAAGTTCATAGTTAGGAATTGAAAAGGAGGCTATTGCAGTAACTGCAACTACAATAACCATTATCGGGCTTACTATTCCTGCTTGAACTGCAGCCTGCCCTATTACAAGACCTCCAACTATTCCAATAGTTGAACCAATAGGCCTTGGAAGTCTAACTCCTGCTTCCCTTAAAAACTCAATAGTAAATTCCATAACAAAGGCCTCTATATAAGCCGGGAAAGGAACGCCCTCTCTGGATGCTGCAATTGAAAAAAGCAGCTTTGTAGGAATTACACCAGGATTAAAAGAAATAAGCCCTATATAAGTTCCAGGTGCAATAATGGATATTGCCCCTGATAAAAGCCTTAAAAACCTTACAAAAGTTGTAATACTTGAGCGAGAATAATAATCCTCTGAAGATTGCAAAAAGGCATTTAATGTAACAGGAACAATTAATGCAAAGGGTGAATTATCAACGATTATAGCAATTCTTCCCTCGTAAATAGCTCCTGCAACAACATCAGGTCTCTCTGTTGTCTGAATCTGAGGAAAAGGGGTGAACTGTCTATCTTCTATAAACTGTTGTATATAACCGCTATCAATAATTGCATCTATGCTAATTTTATTTATTCTCCTTTCAACTTCCTCAAGTACTCTTTTGTCTGCTATATCATCTATATATATTATTGCAATATCGGTTTTTGATCTTTCTCCAACTTGTAATTGCTTAACTTTAAGCCTTGTATCTCTTATTCTTCTCCTAATAAGTGCTGTATTAAAACGTATTGTTTCAACAAATCCATCCCTTGGCCCTCTAATTACAGTTTCTGCTGTAGGTTCACTTGTATTTCTTGCAGGCCAAAGCCTTGTTGCAATAATAATAGCCTTATTATACCCATCTATAAAAAGAGCTGTTTCACCAGATAAAATAGCAACATAAGCATCCTCAATTTTTTTAACTTCCCTAAAATCAGTAACAGCCATAGAAGATTTTTTTATAGATTCAGCAATATTATCTTTTATATCTTCAAGCTCAGGCTTTACTGCTCTACTTATAAGCATAAGAGGCATCAGCACAAAATCATTCAAAAGATCCTTATCACTCATTCCATCTATGTAGGTCAAAAACATTTTCCTTCCATTGCTGCTGCCTACATAAAACTCCCTAAAGACAACATCATCACATCCTTTAAATGTTTCCTTAATTTTAGATATATTATCATCTATCTTTTCACTTATATCCGTACTGCTTTGTGGCTTATATTCAATTATAGGCTTTGGAGATTTAAACCTGCCTTTATTCCAAAATGTCATTTAAACCACCTCTATATCCTTATATATCTTGCTGCAATAAATAACACCGTTCCAAAAATTATGTATAGAATACCAGTAACCCTTGTAAATTTATATTCTTTTGTCAAATTATTTTTCTTATAATCCTTTGAATCTATAAATATCAAAATAGCCCCTGAAATTAAAAAAAGAATATATACTGTTAAATCAAAGGTATTTACTATAAAACTTAATATATTATACATTTCTCTCACCTTCTTATATAATTTGTGCTAATATATTCTAATTTATTCTAAACAAAACAAAAAAGGCAGCAATGCTGCCCTAAATCCCTATTTAAGATATGTACTTATTTACAAAATCAATATCTGCCTCTTTATCAACATCATTTCCAATTTCAGGGTAAGGCGTTGCAATAGCAGCTCCTTTTACCTGAAACATGCTACATATTTTTTTTTCTACATCCTTAACCGGAAGTATGCCAAATGCAAGCCTTAAGAGGAAGGAAAACCCAAGAACCTGTCCCATTTTCAAAGGCTTTTTTCTATACTCAATAAGTTGCTCTGCCTTTTTAGTACAGTTTTCTGCAACTTTAGGATTTATATATACAATATTTCCTCCTGTATATACTCCTTCCTTCATTTTAACATAAGTTCTTTTAACTTCAGGATATTTATCATCATTTAGCCTCTTATCAATAATAGGGTATCCAACATCAAGCCCCATTTCTTCACATCTTTTTACAAAATCCCTTATGGCCTCCCCCTTTACCATAGGTATATCTGAAGTGCAAATCAAAATAGGATTATTATAATCTCCTATTTGTTTTATACTATTTCTAATATTATTCATAATACTGCCATTACTTTTAATAAATCCATCTACTATATCGCTAATCTTTTCATTTAAAGCTTCATTTCCTG encodes:
- a CDS encoding spore germination protein; this translates as MTFWNKGRFKSPKPIIEYKPQSSTDISEKIDDNISKIKETFKGCDDVVFREFYVGSSNGRKMFLTYIDGMSDKDLLNDFVLMPLMLISRAVKPELEDIKDNIAESIKKSSMAVTDFREVKKIEDAYVAILSGETALFIDGYNKAIIIATRLWPARNTSEPTAETVIRGPRDGFVETIRFNTALIRRRIRDTRLKVKQLQVGERSKTDIAIIYIDDIADKRVLEEVERRINKISIDAIIDSGYIQQFIEDRQFTPFPQIQTTERPDVVAGAIYEGRIAIIVDNSPFALIVPVTLNAFLQSSEDYYSRSSITTFVRFLRLLSGAISIIAPGTYIGLISFNPGVIPTKLLFSIAASREGVPFPAYIEAFVMEFTIEFLREAGVRLPRPIGSTIGIVGGLVIGQAAVQAGIVSPIMVIVVAVTAIASFSIPNYELAAGFRLIRFLLMILASIYGLYGVMLGMIATLIHLVNIKSFGTPFMAPLAPFESEDIKDSVFLRLSWKYMKKRPKHYDPQDEIRQGSGENDTK
- a CDS encoding NTP transferase domain-containing protein; the encoded protein is MVNALILAGDEDSNGQPKALLKIKSMYMIEYVIKALRESGVISKIYVTGNEALNEKISDIVDGFIKSNGSIMNNIRNSIKQIGDYNNPILICTSDIPMVKGEAIRDFVKRCEEMGLDVGYPIIDKRLNDDKYPEVKRTYVKMKEGVYTGGNIVYINPKVAENCTKKAEQLIEYRKKPLKMGQVLGFSFLLRLAFGILPVKDVEKKICSMFQVKGAAIATPYPEIGNDVDKEADIDFVNKYIS
- a CDS encoding CLC_0170 family protein codes for the protein MYNILSFIVNTFDLTVYILFLISGAILIFIDSKDYKKNNLTKEYKFTRVTGILYIIFGTVLFIAARYIRI